The Candidatus Eremiobacteraceae bacterium genome has a segment encoding these proteins:
- a CDS encoding MFS transporter, whose product MTFIFITVMLDMLSLGMIAPVLPKLVAGFVGGDAARAAEMFGLFGTVWALAPTLSWLFLGRAISGVTSARLITADAYIADVAPLDKRAAGFGMLSAAFGVGFVHGPAVGGLLGGFNPRFPFWVAAAFSLANALYGTLVLPESLPPEKRTARVPWERANPLGSLKLLRSHPELSGLSVVGFLSALAGQSFPAIWVLFTIYQYHWGTSIIGLSLAMVGITTALVQGFLVRPIVARFGERTALVAGLGFGAIGMTMFGFANTPFLFWTGIAVMAMWGFAPAASQSLMSRRVSPAEQGELQGAISCIRSLTALVGPGLFTLTFVVFMDTERAWFFPGAAWMLGGLLVAAAVPLA is encoded by the coding sequence GTGACCTTCATCTTCATCACGGTCATGCTCGACATGCTCTCGCTCGGCATGATCGCCCCGGTACTCCCCAAGCTGGTGGCGGGCTTTGTGGGCGGGGATGCGGCGCGCGCCGCCGAGATGTTCGGACTTTTCGGAACGGTGTGGGCGCTCGCTCCCACGCTCAGCTGGTTGTTTCTCGGACGGGCGATATCCGGCGTGACGTCCGCAAGGCTCATCACGGCGGACGCCTACATCGCCGATGTCGCGCCGCTGGACAAACGCGCCGCGGGATTCGGCATGCTCAGTGCGGCGTTCGGCGTCGGCTTCGTCCACGGGCCGGCGGTGGGCGGGCTGCTCGGCGGCTTCAATCCGCGCTTTCCGTTTTGGGTTGCTGCGGCGTTCAGTCTGGCTAACGCGTTGTACGGCACGCTCGTCTTGCCTGAATCGCTGCCGCCGGAGAAACGGACTGCGAGAGTTCCGTGGGAGCGCGCCAACCCGCTCGGATCCTTGAAGTTGCTGCGTTCCCATCCCGAACTGTCGGGTTTATCCGTTGTCGGTTTCTTGAGCGCACTGGCCGGGCAATCGTTCCCCGCCATCTGGGTGCTGTTCACGATCTATCAATATCATTGGGGTACGAGCATCATAGGTCTCTCGCTCGCGATGGTGGGCATAACCACTGCTCTCGTGCAAGGGTTCTTGGTGCGTCCGATCGTCGCGAGATTCGGCGAACGAACGGCGCTGGTCGCCGGACTTGGCTTCGGCGCGATCGGCATGACGATGTTCGGTTTCGCGAATACGCCGTTCTTGTTCTGGACGGGCATCGCCGTGATGGCGATGTGGGGATTCGCACCCGCTGCATCGCAAAGTCTCATGTCGCGACGCGTGTCGCCGGCGGAACAAGGCGAGCTTCAGGGCGCGATCAGTTGCATCCGCAGCCTCACTGCGCTCGTCGGCCCGGGGCTTTTCACGCTCACGTTCGTGGTGTTCATGGACACCGAGCGAGCTTGGTTTTTTCCGGGAGCGGCATGGATGCTCGGCGGATTGCTTGTCGCCGCAGCGGTTCCGCTGGCGTAG
- a CDS encoding PadR family transcriptional regulator, whose protein sequence is MNRLVKGAPEILRSGPSTALDYFILGLVKDAGLSGYDLAKLFEHVVRFFWQAEQSQVYRALYRLRDLHWVRAEVVKQESAPDKNVYRITRAGTTALREWLREEIDEPPARRVWLGQFFFANELPLADVTEILKRRIRDLQDCLDEFEPRVNGPDFKSHLQEQMNRTGRLPTFGLTLQYAIETVRFELALLKRMSKQLPELDCQLAATKSAPKEKVKR, encoded by the coding sequence GTGAACCGACTTGTCAAGGGAGCGCCCGAAATTCTGCGATCGGGGCCGAGCACGGCCCTCGATTACTTCATACTGGGACTCGTGAAGGACGCCGGCCTTTCCGGCTACGACCTCGCGAAGTTATTCGAGCATGTCGTGCGGTTTTTTTGGCAGGCCGAGCAGTCGCAAGTGTATCGCGCGCTGTATCGTTTGCGCGATCTCCATTGGGTGCGGGCGGAAGTGGTCAAGCAAGAGAGCGCGCCGGACAAGAACGTCTACCGCATCACGCGCGCCGGAACCACGGCGCTGCGCGAATGGTTGCGCGAAGAGATCGACGAGCCGCCTGCGCGACGGGTTTGGCTCGGACAGTTTTTCTTCGCAAACGAATTGCCGTTGGCCGACGTGACGGAGATTTTGAAACGGCGCATCCGCGATCTGCAGGATTGCCTCGACGAATTTGAACCGCGGGTCAACGGCCCAGACTTCAAGTCGCATCTGCAGGAGCAGATGAATCGGACAGGGCGCCTCCCCACGTTCGGCCTCACCCTGCAATACGCGATCGAGACCGTGCGCTTCGAATTGGCGCTCTTAAAAAGGATGAGTAAGCAATTGCCGGAGCTGGATTGTCAACTCGCCGCGACGAAGTCGGCTCCAAAGGAGAAAGTAAAGCGATGA
- a CDS encoding VOC family protein — translation MTAHRASVVANPPDGSPRIRPHLIYDDPRAAIEWLTRVFGFRERGAARQTSPEGVIGRTQMEVVDSLITLGLPSVHGGSPGQDVSTMLYVYVDEVDVHYRRTCAAGADIVLELEDQAWGDRCYQVADLEGHQWTFAQRVEDFAADSRSGD, via the coding sequence ATGACTGCGCACCGCGCGTCTGTCGTGGCCAATCCGCCGGACGGTTCGCCTCGGATCCGGCCGCATCTCATCTACGATGATCCGCGTGCCGCAATCGAGTGGCTCACGCGCGTGTTCGGTTTCCGGGAACGCGGTGCTGCGCGCCAGACGTCGCCGGAGGGCGTCATCGGGCGCACCCAAATGGAGGTCGTCGACAGTCTCATCACTTTAGGCCTGCCCTCGGTGCACGGCGGCAGTCCCGGCCAGGATGTCAGCACGATGCTCTACGTGTATGTCGACGAAGTGGACGTCCATTATCGGCGAACGTGTGCGGCTGGCGCGGACATCGTTCTCGAACTCGAAGATCAAGCTTGGGGAGACCGCTGCTATCAGGTCGCGGACCTCGAAGGGCATCAGTGGACGTTTGCGCAGCGCGTCGAAGACTTCGCTGCGGACAGCCGCTCCGGTGATTGA
- a CDS encoding zinc-ribbon domain containing protein, translating into MLYTDRNLTCSDCNSQFTFTAGEQDFHAQKGFTNDPGRCPACREARKAQRGSGADRGNGGGQSNQRGGYDRSDDRPKREMFKATCSDCGGVAELPFQPSGDRPVYCRDCFSKHRA; encoded by the coding sequence ATGTTATATACCGATAGAAACCTTACGTGCTCCGATTGCAATTCGCAATTTACATTCACCGCCGGTGAACAAGACTTCCACGCCCAAAAGGGCTTCACCAACGATCCCGGACGTTGCCCGGCATGCCGCGAGGCCCGCAAGGCGCAACGTGGCAGCGGCGCGGATCGCGGCAACGGCGGCGGCCAGAGCAATCAGCGCGGCGGTTACGACCGGTCCGATGATCGCCCGAAGCGCGAGATGTTCAAAGCCACATGCAGCGACTGCGGCGGCGTGGCGGAATTGCCGTTCCAACCGAGCGGTGACCGCCCCGTATATTGCCGCGACTGCTTCAGCAAGCATCGCGCGTAA
- a CDS encoding ABC transporter substrate-binding protein: MTESGGAVGGAHPAWTVPGVARVEIQTEPNTLNPLLARDVSETDVEGAIFDGLVKLDDRGQLVPDLAIEVPTRSNGGIAADGVTITYRLHHGVHWQDGAMLTSADVAFTYHTLTQSGINSPYTGFYRSYVRSVVTPDPYTVVVRLVKPYAPAVGRLFAATTDGLIVPAHLLARSANINQDAFNTHPVGSGPFALARWDHGSDIVLKAFAGHFAGAPHMHEIDFDVVLNQNTVVSMLESHELDVAGVIPAEYETVRKLDGFDVPLVLSTTLRVLSFNLRRPPFDDVVVRRALTLALDRSRISKSTSNGIAYPARTLIPPNNWAYADDRGAFGYDPARARAMLTADGWIASTDGIRAKNGRRLAFSLVTYLGTSADHGLPEVLQSAWRAVGADVSIRYVPIGLMYGEPGITADGLFDVSLDGFNFDIDPDRANYLEARFDRPHGGNQARYDDPDVQAWSEAALGIYDQSVRKPYYALIAARLNRDVPYVPLHWQRFVYVVNSSLKGFKPEPIESDLWNVREWSN; the protein is encoded by the coding sequence GTGACTGAATCCGGCGGGGCTGTGGGCGGCGCGCACCCGGCGTGGACCGTGCCGGGCGTGGCCCGCGTCGAGATCCAGACGGAACCGAACACGCTCAACCCGCTGCTGGCGCGTGACGTTTCGGAGACCGATGTCGAGGGCGCGATCTTCGACGGACTGGTGAAGTTGGACGATCGCGGGCAGCTCGTCCCCGACTTGGCCATCGAAGTGCCGACGCGCTCGAACGGGGGCATCGCGGCCGACGGTGTGACGATAACATACCGGTTGCACCACGGCGTGCACTGGCAAGACGGCGCGATGCTGACATCCGCCGATGTCGCCTTCACGTATCACACGCTCACCCAATCCGGGATCAACTCTCCGTATACGGGTTTCTATCGATCGTACGTGCGCAGCGTGGTGACGCCGGACCCTTATACGGTTGTGGTGCGGCTCGTCAAGCCGTATGCGCCTGCCGTCGGACGGTTGTTCGCCGCGACGACGGACGGCCTCATCGTGCCTGCCCATTTGCTCGCACGCTCGGCGAACATCAATCAGGACGCATTTAACACGCATCCGGTCGGGAGCGGACCGTTCGCCCTCGCGCGCTGGGACCACGGATCGGACATCGTGCTCAAGGCGTTTGCCGGCCATTTCGCCGGCGCCCCGCATATGCATGAGATCGACTTCGACGTCGTGCTCAATCAGAACACCGTCGTGTCGATGTTGGAAAGTCATGAGCTGGACGTGGCCGGCGTCATCCCCGCAGAATACGAAACGGTTCGCAAGCTCGACGGATTCGACGTGCCGCTCGTCCTTTCCACAACTCTGCGCGTTCTGTCATTCAATCTGCGACGCCCGCCGTTCGACGACGTTGTGGTTCGGCGCGCGCTGACGCTGGCGCTGGACCGGAGCCGCATCTCGAAATCAACGTCGAACGGCATCGCCTATCCGGCGCGCACGCTCATCCCGCCGAACAATTGGGCGTATGCAGACGATCGCGGCGCGTTTGGATACGACCCGGCGCGCGCGCGTGCGATGTTGACGGCTGACGGTTGGATCGCAAGTACCGACGGGATTCGGGCGAAGAACGGCCGCCGGCTCGCATTTTCGCTTGTCACTTATTTGGGCACGTCGGCCGATCATGGGCTGCCCGAGGTGTTGCAATCTGCGTGGCGGGCCGTGGGCGCCGATGTGTCGATCCGTTACGTGCCCATCGGATTGATGTACGGCGAACCGGGCATCACGGCGGACGGTTTGTTCGATGTGTCGCTCGACGGGTTCAACTTCGACATCGACCCCGATCGCGCGAACTATCTCGAAGCGCGTTTTGACCGGCCGCACGGCGGAAATCAGGCACGCTATGACGACCCGGATGTTCAGGCGTGGTCGGAAGCAGCGCTCGGCATCTACGATCAGAGCGTCCGCAAACCGTACTACGCGCTGATCGCTGCGCGGCTCAACCGCGACGTGCCCTACGTTCCATTACACTGGCAACGATTCGTCTACGTTGTGAATTCAAGTCTCAAGGGCTTCAAACCAGAACCGATCGAGTCGGACCTTTGGAACGTGCGAGAATGGAGCAATTGA
- a CDS encoding GNAT family N-acetyltransferase, whose translation MLIRSPETAGDIRAVAPLFDAYRMFYGAASDPAGAHDFLHDRWRLRESVLFIAFDVGTPQGFVQLYPIFSSVDMRRLWLLNDIFVDSGARKSGIGRALMRRAEQHARETGSSGLTLSTALDNTRAQALYESERYELDSVFCVYNRTL comes from the coding sequence GTGCTGATCCGCAGTCCGGAGACGGCGGGTGACATCCGAGCCGTCGCGCCGCTCTTCGACGCGTATCGCATGTTCTACGGTGCCGCATCCGATCCGGCCGGCGCACACGATTTCCTCCACGACCGATGGCGGTTGCGCGAATCTGTGCTGTTCATCGCGTTCGATGTCGGAACACCGCAAGGCTTTGTCCAGCTCTACCCTATTTTCTCATCGGTTGATATGCGGCGCCTTTGGCTGTTGAACGATATTTTCGTCGACTCGGGCGCGCGCAAATCCGGCATCGGCCGCGCGCTCATGCGGCGCGCCGAACAACATGCGCGCGAAACCGGCTCGTCGGGCCTCACCTTAAGCACGGCGCTCGACAACACACGGGCGCAGGCGCTCTACGAATCCGAACGCTACGAACTCGACTCCGTCTTTTGTGTCTACAACCGGACGCTGTAG
- the ribB gene encoding 3,4-dihydroxy-2-butanone-4-phosphate synthase, translated as MAFAAIHDALCELRRGAMIIVADDEDRENESDITMAADGVSPHALNFMLMYARGLICVPLEGARLDLLGIPAMPSNAPAFDGPAFAVPVEARGRVTTGISATDRSATISALVDRASLDTDFIYPGHTFPLRAQPGGVLSRAGHTEAAVDLARFAGCTPAGIVCEILDGEGTPMRRRGLERFARAHALMTVRIEDIQAYARRFAPARREVAAPAAGK; from the coding sequence ATGGCATTCGCGGCGATCCACGACGCGCTGTGCGAGCTGCGTCGAGGCGCGATGATCATCGTCGCCGATGACGAGGATCGCGAAAACGAAAGCGATATCACGATGGCGGCGGACGGCGTCTCGCCCCACGCGCTGAACTTCATGCTGATGTACGCCCGCGGACTCATCTGCGTGCCGTTGGAAGGCGCGCGGCTCGACTTGCTTGGCATTCCCGCGATGCCGAGCAATGCGCCGGCATTCGACGGACCCGCATTCGCCGTGCCCGTCGAGGCGAGGGGTCGAGTCACGACGGGGATTTCCGCGACCGATCGAAGCGCCACGATCAGCGCGTTGGTCGACCGGGCATCTCTCGATACAGATTTCATCTATCCAGGGCACACGTTTCCGCTGCGCGCGCAGCCGGGCGGCGTGCTCAGCCGCGCCGGTCACACGGAAGCAGCGGTCGATTTGGCGCGGTTCGCCGGATGCACGCCGGCCGGCATCGTCTGCGAGATTCTCGACGGCGAGGGCACGCCGATGCGGCGCAGGGGCTTAGAACGATTCGCCCGAGCGCATGCGCTCATGACCGTCCGCATCGAGGATATTCAGGCGTATGCGCGACGGTTCGCGCCTGCGCGCCGAGAGGTTGCCGCTCCGGCGGCGGGCAAATAA
- a CDS encoding DUF882 domain-containing protein: MQRRRFLVTGASAVACFALPSLALATGPEQWVLRLERLDDGEQITAPFTLDGRTLYFPGYKKLCRVLRDDHVPTYVGWVKIPIRTIKVLWDVQHYLNRFGIDGPIVVHSGYRTPQTNASTEGAAWMSLHMFGEAVDFHVPGVSLYDLAAICRACPSAGGVGYYPDGWIHLDTGPVRSWVG; the protein is encoded by the coding sequence ATGCAGCGTAGACGTTTTCTCGTGACCGGCGCTTCGGCAGTGGCGTGTTTCGCCTTGCCGTCGCTTGCGCTTGCAACCGGGCCCGAGCAGTGGGTTCTACGCCTCGAGCGGCTCGACGACGGTGAACAGATAACGGCTCCATTCACCCTCGACGGACGCACGCTGTACTTTCCTGGTTACAAAAAGCTCTGCCGCGTGCTGCGCGACGATCACGTGCCAACCTACGTCGGTTGGGTGAAGATCCCGATCCGAACGATAAAAGTGCTATGGGATGTGCAGCATTACCTCAACCGGTTCGGCATCGACGGACCGATCGTCGTCCACAGCGGATACAGAACACCTCAAACGAACGCGAGCACCGAAGGCGCCGCGTGGATGTCGCTGCACATGTTCGGCGAAGCGGTGGATTTTCACGTTCCCGGAGTATCGCTCTACGATCTGGCCGCGATCTGCCGCGCCTGCCCGAGTGCGGGCGGCGTCGGCTACTACCCCGACGGATGGATACATCTCGATACGGGGCCGGTGCGGTCTTGGGTAGGTTGA